Genomic segment of Juglans microcarpa x Juglans regia isolate MS1-56 chromosome 7S, Jm3101_v1.0, whole genome shotgun sequence:
CGAAGAGACCCACATAAAGCCGCTACGTTAATTGTCGATGGTGTTGCTGGTAACACTGATGCCATTCTCTGTCTGCGGCTGTATGTCTATGATTACGAAGGATAGGAGCTTGGTATATAAAGACTGCCAAAGCGGAGCTGCGGAGAACATGGATGAGGTGCTCGATCTCGGTTCGTTTGATGAATGGCACTTAATGCTTTATTTAGCCTGTctatcttaatatctaaaacatcacatcacttgaatataaatattttttaatttttaatatttttatataattattataattttttaaaaattttaaataaaatataaaaaaataatataatttttctaaattttaaaacaaaaattatattaaaaaaaattatattctaacaatattttaattttataattttttttctcttttttttttcaaaattctataaaatatcttaattcaaataattttattactattcacatattattttattattattcacaaaattttcatcaatctctcttcctctctctctcctcaaattCCTATATGCTCTCCTTCTCGTTGCGacgccctctctctctctctctctgcaaatgagttttttattagcttaagaattttttttttttattgtggatTTGCTGTgtattttagtattttggtgaatttgtgatttgttttttatattttatattttaaggcTGTGTAGCTGTGGGCGGGCGGTGGACGCGCCAGGGGGGTGGCAAAGGgcaaagttttcatttttgttccgTTCAGGCTGAAATTTTCTTTGCCGAAATAGTAATTGGCACGGCTTAAGTGGGTGTTCTGTTCGGACTAATTTTCGATCATTTCGACATGTTTCAGCCCATTCTGCCTGGAATTTGCGTTTCAATCTGAAATCTTAAAAGGTATTTCGAGGCTAAGGTCGGATAGCACGTCTTCAGAGTCTTTGCCAACTGCCTTTTCACATCACTCTCACCgtttatattgtaattttcACCAGTCTAACTacctttaaattttcttttttcttttcctaaatattttagtgtttaccaaaatatttttttcatcttaaccatttgaAACTAAAATTGCCTGTTGTGacccttgaaaataaaataaataaataaatcgatTTTTGACTCACTTACATTATCTTTCATGCTTAGATTAGAGATGTTCAATGACAAGTAAAacaaatcttataatatttattaaccaaCGGAACGTAGTActatcgaaatatttcattctagtatTTAAACTGAAATGTTCACCGAAACGAAAATTAAAACATTGGCGGCTAGAGGTCCTCCCTTGCCCCCAACACTAGAATGGGGGACCCTGTCCCCACTGTGTAGGGGTAGGTTCTAGGGGAAAACCCCACCCTCTGCTCATTCGGAATTAGGGTGCGGAAAGAAGGCAACTTCACCTCATAAGGTGCGGATAACAACCCTAATTTTGACAGATGCATATTACGAGAAAAATGTACatttttgaagtttgaagtttTTGTGTTAATTTGACGATGTCATGAGACAGACATAGAAATAAATCCAACGATGTTTATTATTACCcgtttaaatatttcaaacagCAATATTGTTGTGTCCATCTCTCATTTGAACCGAGAAAAGGATTTGAGAAGACTATAGGTCATTGGATCATGACCGGCAAGGGTATAAGTAAATCGTTTATTAACGCCAGAGTGAATTGCAAATTGCAACCTCTTATCGGCGCAGATATTCACAGTTTTATTACCCAAGTCAAGTTTTATGATCAATCAAAGAGATCAGTAAAATAGCTGAACCCGTGACGGATTAACCTATTTTCCAACGTACCACCTCGTACCAAAGGATGGGATTCGTCATccttcccatatatatatatatatatatccctggGCATGTTAAGCTTGTTGTCTTGTTGACAGTGGAAAAAACCCACCTCACTTTGACCCCCTTGCTCTTCTGTTTCTCTTTAGTTCTATAAGCACCAGTTGGTACTGGTTTTTAACCACCCTTGAACAAAGTAGAGGGAAACCAAGCTAgcataaatacttaaaaaatagaaacgAAAACATTCTATTAAGAACATGACAAGCCAAAGGAACATGAGGGGCAAGTTGATTTATTATTGCTCACTGCACTTCTAAAGTGAgtaaaatataagagaaaaccAATCCTTATGTCAATAGCTGAGAAAACAAATAATCTGGAAGTGAACTACCGATCAGTAAGCTGTAATGGCAGCACAGTACAACATACTGAATCACACATTATTTCAGTTCTTACCTTGAAGGCGCAGTGTATATGCCCGCAAGGATATAAGAACTTCCTTCAAAGTCTCCTTAGCTGATGCATCGGTCAAGTTGCCATCGCTGTCAAACTTTGCAGGAGGTTGGAATGCATTCAAGAAAAACTCAGGTCTGTTGATGAAATGAAGATCAACAAAAACTCCAGTCTGGCGAAGGTGATATTGCGACCGTCCCCCACCAAAACCGCCTCCAGCACTTACAATTGCAGCTGCTTTATCTGCCCAAATATTTGGTGGTCTAGATGCCCAGTCAATTGCATTCTTCAGAGGTGCTGGTACAGTGGGGGAGAGAAAAACATTACCAAATCAAAGCACAAGTCACAAGCAGTACCGAATATGTGGAAATGAAAACATCCTAAAATGTTGCCTAAAACAATAGAACTTGTATCAGTTTCTGTCATAGATTGTGATATTGAATTCCCCACCCCATTCTTCACTTTTTTTCCCCACTGTTTCCTAAAAGTAGCAGATCCTACTATGCCACCGAATAAGAAGTGCTACAGTAACAAaatgattttacaaaagtaaacttacaaactgacgtgaattcatgtgatctgttagatctattttacgacaaaaataactttacaaccTGACGTACTACTATCACATCAAGTCAAGTCAGTTCATgagtttatttatataaaattcatttgtTGCTAAAGTATTTCTCCTTGTGAAATGGTGCCAGAGTTTGAAATCCTAACAATTGCCATGGTAGAAGAAAATCACAGGTTTAGGGATGCCTATAGACAAACAAACATATGATATGTATAAAACTATTTTAGTGACATGTATAGAACTGTGAGCTGAGAGAACAAAAAATGAACTTTCCACAAGAGTAATGAAGGCCAAAGGATAAAACATTTCCTACCATCTTGGCTCTATTAAGGACATCAAGGAATATCAGCACGAAGGGTTTCTCGGAGAGTATTGGGAAACAATTCACAGAAACTTGTccagaaaataaaatcaacttgaaactcatttcaaaatgtttttaattttagctCTTGAACTATATAATTCAACGACTCCTGCATATTTATACTTAAAATCTTCAAATGCCAATTGCCTCAGGCTACATTGCCTTGCACATTAGATATTTACACTAATTGTATTGAAATTTTCCAAACCCTTTTTTCGTATTTACCCGAAGTATACAGCAGATCAGAGAAAGGAAATTACAGATCAACTCTGTTCATCATAACGGTTTATAAATATAGATCTACAAAGGAGATGAAATGGCCAGCCGCTAATATAAATTGAGGcctaagataaaatttaaaatgatttttttttaatttataataaaatgaaatatacatcattatattaaatattttttaaaattttttaaataaaataaggctttatttaaaattcttatataataattttgaattgatatttaatacaataatttaaaatgaggcCTCATTATAAATTTGTGTCTCAACTTtgcaaaatttgagaaaaaattatttaaaagtacGAATGATTCATTGtattgaatataaaatttagtATCAGACTTGCAcacatgagaaaatatttaacatgAGGCTTTATTTAAGTTCTTATTTAACGtaatgatttttgtatttttctaaaaaaacataaatacatttaactcttatttttaaagTCCTTGTATAGGGTGAGGCATTAGGCACAATGGCCTAAGTGGCCTTATCCTTGGGCCGGCTCTATCACATGACATCTATTATAAAaggataaattatattttaagttccaGGATGTCTCGAGTACTGTTcctttagaaaaaacaaaaatttaaaatttatgcgagaaaaattatatttttaataatttatcggactttttttaaaaatgaatgcgGAATTTATAGTATATGATGTATCACGATGACGATTAGCAAAACTCTATTTAAAACTGCATTTATCATTCCTAAAAACAGTGGGATAGTAGTAATGGAACTCAGATGATATGGTTCTCAAGTTTTTAGCTATtcgagtgtttttttttttctgcaacaAATAAACAGCAAAGCGAATGCTTTACATTTGAACTAATGTATTCTACAAGAATGCATGATCGTTTTTCTCACTAAGAAAAACGCAAAAACGGtgaaacttgtaaaaaaaaagtgtaccGGTGACGGAGAAGTTGTACTCGGGCGAGGCGAAGAGGATGCTATCCGCTGCCTTTATCTTCTGGCGGAATGCTTCCACGGCCGAGGGGTATGTTCCGTCAACTTCCAAGTCGGTGTTGAGCATCGGCAGCGGCGCTATGTCTACGGACTCTACGTGCAGGCCGTTGATTTCCTTGCTTAGCTCGATTGCTACGAAGCCAATCACCACCAATAATAAAAAacccaaataccaaaacaaaaaacccaaaagaaTGGCAAGCAGGGCGAGAGCAGAAGAAAGAAGCACCTGATCGAAGGAGGCCTTGGTTGTAGGAGCCTTTACGAAGAGACCCGCATAGAGCAGCCACTCTAACTAGCGGTTTTGCAGCTTCCATTTCTCTAGCTCTGCTCGtctgtgtttgtgtgtgtgtgtgagagagacagagagacagagacttGGTAATGCAGCAAAGAAGCGGGCAGAGCCTTGTGCATTCAATAATGGAATCTGGGTAAGTGGGATTGGGTTTGACAGTTTGACTAGCAGTTTGGGATCGGGATTGTGGGGTTTGACTGGTTGTTTCGGATAGAAGTAAGAAAGTTTTTAGTAGCGGTAGTTGTAAGGCTGTTTGGGATGGCTGCTAGCAtcttaaaaactatttaaatattcttaattttttttttaatagaaaaaattgattgtttggatgtaatgtattaattttaaataaattaaaaattatgtttgaggaaaaatatttactttcctaattgaaattttaaaaaaatattaatcggaaaaaatacacatatacttttaaaataattacatcttttaaacttttaaggatatgatcataatttaaaaaaaaaattaaataatcttcatttctaccttataaaatacttttttaatttgtttccaaacaaatgtaatattttataaaatactttaaatatatagttactaaatagtaaataaatttttaataataaaacttattacttaagttacAAATTATAAGTCataaagttataagttatattttttaccaTAATTTTAAGCATGTAGTTAGTGGTTGATATTTGTGAGGACAATGAAAGTGGTTTGCGGgtttgaacatattttattttatttttttaatgtttaaaaaattatctataataaatttgtgtttttttaaacgtttaaaaaatgtttaaaaaaagcaaaatatgtacgatcttatttattataatttttaaaatattgattttgtgagatatttttgtggttaaagtatttttcttattataaaattatacaattaaaaaattatttattatttaataaatttgaatCTAAAACGTTTTAAAGGTTAATTAtgatagtttttaaaaatatatagttatatgtaagattttcaataaaaaaaaaattggacttttaacttttttagatgcttaaattactttttataaatttattaaacctatagatgtatattttttttaggaagtggtatatacataaaaaaatttataaaaataaagtaacaaATTGAtggataaatttatataatcagttaaacttattttataataaaaataattttataatataataatatatctcgttaatttataaatttatttttatataattttgatttagtattttgtcttgttttagaaaataaaatttttaattacgatttgtatagtgagataagatgattttagatgaaaattaaataaaatattattttattattattttaatatttaaaaaaattaaattatttattatattttatgtaaaaaattaaaaaattataatttttattctcgCTATTCAAACTTGCGTTAGAcggttaaaaataatttttaagaacGCAATCACTGAATAATGACCGCGTTCGCCGCATGGTCGGAGACAGCCCATTCAACGAGCACGTGACTATGAGCAGCGAAAGTAGCGCTGCAGAGTGCAGACATTATGGCTTCTTAAAAAGTAAATCGatctcaactattttttagattttaaaataataataataataataaataatattttgtcatctcaattcaatttaattaaatatctaaACAATCTGTCTGAAACTTTACGCGAAAGTTCTATAAAATTCGGATAAGTTTGattatcaaatctattttaatttatttttataattttttttatattgaaagaGGTAGATCTCTATCCAATCGTCGTCTCTTCACCAACCATAGAACTTTATATTTTAGTACCTCTCGCACGAAGTCGCTTGGTACACAACGAGCTTTCAAGTTTTTTCTTGTCACGAGAATAAAATTCTATCTGACTGAAGCTCATAGATAAAAGTCTAATCACTATTCTTATGACTAAATTGACGTTAGTGGCCTTATGTAAggtttatctttgttttttcagaatatttcaTCACTGTCTTTTTCTTGAGTTGGTCTCTATACTTACAGAAAGTCAATTACGTATAACTTTTTCAGATGCTTTTTCTTCTCTGTCATTAGGCAAGATGTGTACGAAATGATGTACATAAGGTGTCATATGGTTTTAAGCTGAATTTACAAATTTACCCTTTAAacaatacattttaatttacattAGAGGTCTCTAGAAGCCTCATGGCCAACGTGCAGAAATCTTTTTAAAGCATTAGTATTGGACTcattaaatgagtttaatctttaaaatctgatgattttaactttaaaatcttAGTATTGGATTTACTATATGCTCAAATGTCAAGCttttaactataatatatt
This window contains:
- the LOC121241557 gene encoding NADPH:quinone oxidoreductase-like, which codes for MEAAKPLVRVAALCGSLRKGSYNQGLLRSAIELSKEINGLHVESVDIAPLPMLNTDLEVDGTYPSAVEAFRQKIKAADSILFASPEYNFSVTAPLKNAIDWASRPPNIWADKAAAIVSAGGGFGGGRSQYHLRQTGVFVDLHFINRPEFFLNAFQPPAKFDSDGNLTDASAKETLKEVLISLRAYTLRLQGKN